One Lacunisphaera limnophila DNA window includes the following coding sequences:
- a CDS encoding 5'-3' exonuclease, whose protein sequence is MAKWLLVDGYNMAFRAFYGMPELTRADGFPTGALHGWVKTMWRLQDQEKPDAMVVFFDLGGSQDRLALHPEYKAQRKETPEPLEKQIPVIKELTRAMGLVGVELDGVESDDLVAAQARTLAADGHEVLIVSADKDFAQCVDDRIKILLPPPTANPKLGWRVLDAAGVREKFGVPPEQIAEYLALIGDTSDNIPGINGVGPKTAAKWFEEFKSLEGIIAGAAGLKPDRFREAVAQNADRLRLNLKLTTLSGRSPLPAVPRGEPQPAKLLPLLVAMEMKSTLAEAEKRYTGQTELF, encoded by the coding sequence ATGGCGAAATGGCTCTTGGTCGACGGCTACAACATGGCGTTCCGCGCGTTCTACGGGATGCCCGAGCTCACGCGGGCGGACGGGTTTCCCACCGGGGCGCTGCACGGCTGGGTGAAGACGATGTGGCGGCTGCAGGACCAGGAGAAGCCTGACGCGATGGTGGTGTTTTTCGATCTCGGCGGCTCGCAGGACCGCCTGGCCTTGCACCCCGAATACAAGGCACAGCGCAAGGAGACGCCCGAGCCACTGGAGAAGCAGATACCCGTGATCAAGGAGCTGACGCGCGCGATGGGGCTGGTGGGCGTGGAACTGGACGGGGTGGAGTCCGACGATCTGGTCGCCGCGCAGGCGCGGACCCTGGCGGCCGACGGGCACGAGGTGTTGATCGTCAGCGCCGACAAGGATTTTGCGCAGTGCGTGGATGACCGGATCAAGATCCTGCTGCCCCCGCCGACGGCCAATCCCAAGCTCGGCTGGCGGGTGCTCGACGCGGCGGGCGTGCGCGAGAAATTCGGGGTGCCGCCGGAGCAGATCGCCGAATACCTCGCCCTGATCGGCGACACGTCGGACAATATTCCCGGCATCAACGGCGTCGGGCCCAAGACGGCGGCGAAGTGGTTTGAGGAATTCAAATCTCTCGAGGGCATCATCGCCGGCGCGGCCGGCCTGAAACCCGATCGGTTCCGCGAAGCAGTGGCCCAGAACGCCGACCGGCTGCGGTTGAATTTGAAACTCACGACCCTCAGCGGCCGGTCGCCGCTCCCGGCGGTCCCGCGGGGCGAGCCCCAGCCGGCGAAGCTCTTGCCCCTGCTGGTGGCGATGGAAATGAAATCCACCCTGGCCGAGGCGGAGAAGCGCTACACGGGACAGACCGAGTTATTCTGA